The following proteins come from a genomic window of Nicotiana tomentosiformis chromosome 12, ASM39032v3, whole genome shotgun sequence:
- the LOC104094688 gene encoding uncharacterized protein, whose product MACSSVEFPVFADTNLGTRIVVVVSPHTTANDFKRELERAHLNCFPKLGQIKVDAVMVKRNSCFYHLPETLPLKHVFQHLKGIRSLHVEVCQYGILYQLGSSEYVDDQILHQHDDVISTISGNTKSKTSMTGTKFEKLKCRRKMKKMKRFACLKSALLDALRIAHLTKMKKKKRNKARKRYKFNCPEGPDEPLVVSKASFALPTYCCEGRGDKEQSFCPAAESHCEDLSEAVSVSGIIRKYFSIHDEVNSSLRYTHEGARTLQGEQTRTRTYLRDLNVELSLLSPFPAKAPLQISDAPLPNESVSRAPVNKSKRIEIGSRIISASKSLSRVRCRRLLPKSASLIRSLVFEMSDED is encoded by the exons ATGGCTTGTTCAAGTGTTGAATTCCCGGTTTTTGCTGACACCAATCTTGGCACTCGCATTGTTGTCGTTGTTTCTCCCCACACTACTGCTAATGACTTCAAGA GAGAACTTGAAAGGGCTCACTTGAATTGTTTCCCAAAATTGGGGCAGATCAAGGTGGATGCTGTGATG GTCAAGAGGAACTCATGCTTTTACCACCTTCCTGAAACTTTGCCTCTAAAGCATGTTTTCCAGCATCTAAAGGGAATTAGGTCGCTTCATGTTGAAGTTTGCCAATATGGCATTTTATATCAGTTGGGTTCATCTGAATATGTCGATGACCAAATTTTGCATCAGCATGATGATGTTATTAGCACTATTTCTGGTAACACAAAAAGTAAAACTTCTATGACCGGCACAAAATTTGAAAAGTTaaaatgcagaagaaagatgaAGAAGATGAAAAGATTTGCCTGCCTTAAAAGTGCACTATTAGATGCTTTAAGAATAGCCCATTTGacaaagatgaagaagaagaaacggAACAAAGCTAGGAAAAGGTATAAATTTAACTGCCCAGAAGGACCTGATGAGCCTCTAGTTGTTTCGAAGGCAAGCTTTGCTCTTCCCACATATTGTTGTGAAGGTAGGGGAGACAAGGAACAGAGTTTTTGTCCAGCAGCAGAGTCCCATTGTGAAGATTTATCAGAAGCAGTTTCAGTTTCGGGCATTATCAGGAAATATTTCTCAATTCATGATGAGGTGAATTCAAGCTTAAGGTATACTCATGAAGGAGCTCGTACTTTACAAGGTGAACAGACAAGGACTCGAACGTATCTTCGTGATCTTAATGTAGAACTTTCTTTGCTGTCTCCTTTTCCAGCTAAAGCACCTCTGCAAATCTCAGATGCTCCACTTCCAAATGAAAGCGTTAGCAGAGCCCCAGTAAATAAGTCTAAAAGGATTGAAATTGGAAGTCGTATTATTTCTGCCTCAAAAAGTCTCTCTCGTGTTCGCTGTAGGAGACTGCTGCCCAAATCTGCTTCTCTTATTCGAAGTCTAGTATTTGAGATGTCTGATGAGGATTAG